Genomic window (Candidatus Sulfotelmatobacter sp.):
AACGAGGAGCGCAGGCCGCAGCAGGATCCCCGCTGGCCACTGCTGCTCTTACGCACGGCCTTCGCCGGGCACCTGCTCGGCGGCTTCGGCTCGCCCTGTACGCGCGCCGAGCATCTGGCGAAGCGCATGGCGAAGGTGCCGGAGTATCTGCGCGACGCCCAGCTCAACCTGGTCGCGCCGAGTCGCGCCTGCACCGAGCTCGCCATCGAGATGTGCGCGTCGCTGATCACGATGTGCCGCACGGCCCCGGCCGACGCCTTCACGGAGTGCCGCGAGCCGCGCTTCATCGCCGATGCGGCGGTGGCGGATTCGCAGGCGGTGACGGCCCTGCTCGCCTATCGCGACTACCTGATCGACCAGGTGCTGCCCGGTTCGCTCGACGCGTTCCCCATCGATTCGGCGGGGCTGGCGCTGCGGCTCGGAGTTTCCGAAGGGCTCTCGCCGCCGCTCGATTCGCTGCTGGCCCAGACGCGCCAGGCTCTGGCCGAGCTGCCGGCGGCGCCGGTCGATTCGAATATGGCGACCCCGGCCGACACGATCCCCAGCACCGAAAGCATGAGCGCCGGGTTAGACTCACTGCGTGCGTTGCTCTCGAAGAATGGGCCGTTCCCTCCGCTTCAGGACGAGAAGATCAGCGTTCGCGTTCGCGCGCCGCTCGGCGCCATCGAGTGCCCCGGCGTGCTGGCGGTCACCGGGCCGTTCGAGGGCCACGCTCCCGTCGCGCGTCTCGATCTCTCGGGCTGGCCATGGACAGGCGCAGGCGCGATCGAACGCGACCCGCGCGCGGATCGCGCAGCGCTCACGCTCCTGCTGGCGAGCCAAGGCCTGCCCGGGCGCGGTCTGTTCGCGATGACTCAATCGCGCGTGGTCTCGCGCACCCGTCAGGCGATCGGGTGGCGTTCGAGCGAGGACGCCTGGTCGCGTTATGCCGAGCGCCAGCTGGTGCAATTCTGTCGCGGCGCGTGGCGCGCTTCACTCGAGGGGCGGCGCGTTGCGCTCGAGCGCGAGCGGCTGGCGCGCGCGGCCGCCGAGCTGATGCTGCGGGTGGATGGCGCATCGGTCGAGGCCGCTCAGGAATGGCTGGTGAGTGCGGCGGGACTCCCTCCGCTCGACGCCGAGCGAGCCGCGTTGCTCGCGGCTGCGGATCCGAGCTTTGCGGCCTCCACGCTCGCGCTGAATCAGCTCGAGCAGGCGCGACGGCGCGCCGAGCGCGAGCTGGGCTCACGTTTTCGACTCGTACGATTCCACGACGCGTTCCTGAAGCAGGGCGCAGTACCGGCGCCGTGGATCGAGACCGATCTCATGCGTGCGATGACCGGGCGCCGCAAGGGCTCGTGATGGAACGCTACGCCGGCCGGTTCGGACTGCTCAAGCGCCTCGGCAAGGGCGGCATGGGCGAGGTCTACCTCGCGCTCGACCTGAGCAATGGCGCCGAGTTCGCTCTGAAGCGCATCTCACGCCGCGCGGATGCACCCCCGCCCGCCACGTTGCAGCGCGAGTTCGAGGCCCTCGCGCGCGTGCGCCATCCGGTCGTGGTGCGCGTTATCGAGCTGGGGTTCGACTTCGAGGGCGCGCCCTTCCTCCTGATGGAGTACGTCCCGGGCTGGCCGGCCGACGAAGTGCTGCGCCCGGGCGACTGGAGCGCGCTCTACTATGTGGCGGCGCGGGTGGCGGCTGGTCTCGAAGCCATTCACGCGGCGGGCATCCTTCACGGCGATCTCAAACCATCGAACGTGCTGGTGGTGCCGTCGCCGGCAGGCGGGCGGCCGCG
Coding sequences:
- a CDS encoding DUF885 family protein, with amino-acid sequence MTRRILSRLLIAALASTLLAGAASAEDLGARFRRLTLSFLAGWMVYHPEQATLLGNHVEDNRLPDLSAHGLSQRRDWLEAQRESLLAVPFARLPSQDAVDLRLLRHQVDLELRELNEERRPQQDPRWPLLLLRTAFAGHLLGGFGSPCTRAEHLAKRMAKVPEYLRDAQLNLVAPSRACTELAIEMCASLITMCRTAPADAFTECREPRFIADAAVADSQAVTALLAYRDYLIDQVLPGSLDAFPIDSAGLALRLGVSEGLSPPLDSLLAQTRQALAELPAAPVDSNMATPADTIPSTESMSAGLDSLRALLSKNGPFPPLQDEKISVRVRAPLGAIECPGVLAVTGPFEGHAPVARLDLSGWPWTGAGAIERDPRADRAALTLLLASQGLPGRGLFAMTQSRVVSRTRQAIGWRSSEDAWSRYAERQLVQFCRGAWRASLEGRRVALERERLARAAAELMLRVDGASVEAAQEWLVSAAGLPPLDAERAALLAAADPSFAASTLALNQLEQARRRAERELGSRFRLVRFHDAFLKQGAVPAPWIETDLMRAMTGRRKGS